A region of the Larus michahellis chromosome 4, bLarMic1.1, whole genome shotgun sequence genome:
GGTCGCAGCAAGCTTGTCTGCTGCCCAGTCAGCGGTGCAGAATTTGGGGGAATGAAAAAGGTGCTCCAGCGAGGGAATGGGGGCCCAGCGTGGTGCTCTCAGTCCGTGTTCTCATCCAGACAGATTAGAACAGTGTGGGAGGCACGTTTGGGGCTGCTGATGGATATTTGGTCCATCGATAGCAAAACCAGGGTGTAATTATGTGGGAAAGGAGGATTTTCAAGTGTCAGAGCTTGTCCTGAGCCACGTGCTGTATGTCAGAGCTGCCCTGAGGACCAAGAggggtgctgcagagcaggataCCTGTGCTGAGCTCTCCAGCCTGCTGGGGAAGTCATGGCACCCCCCAAGCTGCTCTGTGCTTGCCTTCACTAGCTCCTCCCATCTGAGGTGGACAAGTGACATGTCCTCCTCTGGGCTCTCCCCAGGTGAAGCTGAACAAGCTGGCTTTCCTCAACCAATTCCACTTTGGCGTCTTCTATGCCTTCGTGAAGCTGAAGGAGCAGGAGTGCCGCAACATTGTGTGGATCGCAGAGTGCATCGCCCAGCGGCACAGGACCAAGATTGACAACTACATTCCCATCTTCTAACCCCTCTCTGTTCCTGTCTGACCCTCCCACCCCTGGAGTCTGGAGGGACCCCTGCCTAACTCCCTGAGTTATCCCTTGCCCAGACTCCAGGGATGTCCCATCTGTGGAACTGGCTCAGATGAGGAAACTGTACAGTCACTAGTTAAATTATTCATGAGCTGAAGTTTGAGTTGTGTGTGctgtgaggggtctggagggACCAGTGGCACAGGCTTGGCCCTGTGTAGCAGGAGGGACACCTCCTATTGTGTATCTGATAGTCTCCGTGCTACTGTACTAATACGCTGTATGCGCTTGTGCTCGTAGAGCAAGCACCAGCTGGGGGGTTGCTGTCTCCAAGGGGTTCCCACTGCCGCAGAGGAACGCACCAGGTCTGCCATGGCCGGGGCTCCTCTGCACCCCTCCTAGTCAGTGTTGTTCCTGTGAGGTTTAGTTTCAGTGTAATTTGTAGCGTAGCCCATGCTGCTGTGCAATCCCTGCATCCCCCTGTAGCTAACCCTGACCTGGGAGAGACTGAGCAGCCCTGGCCAAGGACTGGGACGGagcctgtgggaaggggaggtCAGACCCCGGagcgctgcccccctcccccagcatttGCACTGGTGGGGGCCTCGCCGTGTCCTCGGAAGCAGCTCTCATCCGTCTCCCTCCTGGCCCTGCGGTTTGAAAGGGCTCCATAAGCAGCCTGAGCTCCTTCCTCCCCTGAAACCCCAGGGCTTGGAGCTTACTGTCACTGTCGTGCAAGAGTGGGGGTTCCTTTTGGCTCTGGGGATGGTGCTGGACCCCTGCACCGCCTGGGGGCAGACATCCAGGCTGGTACAGCCTCCTCCCCTGCATGGGGTATCCAGGCTGGCGCTGCTGTGGAGCTGtatggggcacagctgggcagggcagccctCTGGTCTGGCTCTGCTTGGTCACCCTGATGAGTGTGGAGGGCAGCTGGTGGCAGAAATGTCCCATGCCCTGTCTCAGCCCTGCCCCTCTGTGGTTAGGGGGTGGGAGCCAAGCCCTGGGCATGGCGTGGCAGCCCTGCTCCGTGCTGCTCTGTGTCCAGGCAAGCTCCCACTTGTGCTTGAGGTCTGGGAGGTGCCCCATGGTGGTGTGGCACTGGAGAAACCTTGCTGGTGGGAAACATGtgctgggagggatggatggagagcgGCTCCGTCCCAGCTTGTGCTGTGGTCACCTCTGCAGTGTTTGTTAACCCGTGCTCCCCTCCTCTCTACACCAATAAATATCTGCCTCCTGCACTGTACTCTTCCTGCTTACTTGGACACCTCCTTCCATGTTCCCAAGAGGAGCCTGTGTCCCTCTCACCCAGCCAATGTCACGTTTGTAGTAGTGGGGCCTGGTGGGGCTCCTGCATGACTCGGGGCACTTCCTTCTGCCACAGGCAGGAGGGTCATGCCACCCCTTGGGGGCCCTGAACACTAACTCCAGCCCAAGCTGTGTGTGGTGCCTGGTCTGCAGGTGCTGCAGGGTGCCCAGGAGATGCAGCCCTCGCTGATCGTGTGGCCATACGGCAGTGAGCCATGTGGCTGGGGAGCTGCGTGGCACCGTCCCCTGGTTTTGCTATGCTTGTCGCCCTGTGCTTGGGCTTCCTGTGTGGGACTGTCCATGCGTGGCACTGTCCCTCCACTTCCATCCTCGCCCCAGCCTgagagcaaagcaaaaggaagccTTGGGAGGGGGTGCAAGCTCTTTCTGGCAGGCTGTCCCCTTTTCTGGGGCTGCCTGTGGCATCTTCTGCCCCATGCGAGGCTCCTGCTACGGCACCAGCTGTGATCCCAGCCCAGGCATCGCAGCATTGCACCGCGGAAGGACACTACCAGAGCCTGGTGGCATATCaagaacagatttatttaaaaagtgacaATCATGTAGTTCATCTCGTGAAGAGCTCTGCAGCCCGGCCTCGGCCCCTGCGCTCGCCGGGAGCATGTGGAGTGTATAAGGAACGGCAGGGAGGCAGTGGCTGCAGGATCCTGGGCCTGACCCAGCCAAGAGGTGGTGGAGACAAACGCTTGCAGCTCCGGCAGCGGGGAGAAAGATTTTGGGTAGCTGAGAAATGCCTGAGGTACATCCCAGCCCGTGGTGCAGAGCCGCTGAGTCAGGCAGGGGTGGCCTCCTTGGAGGATGCACGgttagaaaaaatacaaaaatgaggTCTCTAGAAAACGTTGATTCTCGCATGATAGAAAATAGATCTGCCTGATTTTGGAAAGCAATTTGGTATTTAACGTCTAGTGCTGATTGTTCCCCCGTGGTGCAGGAGGGCGACGCCGACGGCTGTGCACGCGCTCGGGGGCCGGTGTCCCTGGAAATCCCAGGAGAAGGCTCGCTCCTGCCCCGCGACCGCATGCGGACCGAGGTCAGGCCTTCTTCGTGTCGTCGTGGTGCTCTTGCCGTAGCGCTCGGGGTAGCTTGGGGTTGATGAAGAATCCTTTCAAGAACAAGTCTCGGACAAAATAGGGCAGGTAGCGGTGTATGAAATACATGAGCCCAAGGCCCTGCCCTGGGTAGTAGCGCACGGCTGGGTTGGCAGCCAGGAGCCCGTCCGTGATGCTGTTCACCACCGCGCTGAGGTCCTCCACCGCCACCTTCATGAACTGGATGAACTGGCGGTTGATCTCCTCCACGTAGTCCTCGCCGTAGGCCTGCAGCAGCTCCCGGGGCAGGCTGGCCACCAGCCGCTGCTTCTGCAGGTTCCAGAAGGCAGGGTCGCACGTCGTCCCTGCAAGGACGCGGCCCCCCTGTGAGCTGTGTGgggccccccccctcctcagcacCCCCCCCCGGCATGGGTGCCAGCAGCCCCTAGTCCCCTCCCAGCCACCCAGGAAGGTCCTGCTGAAATCCTGGCAGAGATCTGCCATGGTGGGAGCACCATGGTGTCTCTTCATAGCCTGGGACTGGACCAGAGGTCTTGGATCCTGCCTGCAATTGGGATGACGGTACCATAAATGCGGCTGAGCTGGTCCGGCCGACGCCAGTGGCAGAGGATCTGGTGTCAGGGCTTGATCCTGACCATGCCTCTCACCTGCTGGGAGCCCAAAGGCCACAGGATGGCCACCATCCCCAAGGAGGTGGCCGGGGACGCTCAGAAGCTGCATCCTGCACTGCGACCTGCTCTTGCCATGGCTCTATCTGCCTCCCCGGAGGGTACCTGCCCTTTGCCTGTGGGCGCAGGCGGCAAGTGGGTGCTGACCCTCTTACCTGTTTTGTAGTAGCCAGGCAGGATGAGGCTGACTTTgacaccccagggctggagctcgCTGCGGAAGGTGTCCATGAGCAGGCTGAGGGCTGCCTTCGAGGCCCCATAGGCTgccaggcaggggaagggcaggtCACCTTGCaggagagaatcacagaatggttcaggttggagggaaccttaaagatcatctagtttcaacccccctgccctgggcagggacacctcccaccagaccacgttgctccaagccccgtccagcctggccttgaacacctccagggatggggcagccacagcttctctgggcaacctgggccaggggctcaccaccctcacagcaaacaatttctgcatcAGATCTcggctaaatctcccctcttccagtgtaaaccccttccccctcgtcccatggctcccctccctgctccagagtccctccccagctttcctggagcccctttagggcctggcaggggctggaaggtctccccggagccttctcttctccaggctgaacccccccagctctctcagcctgtcctcccagcagaggggctccagccctcccagcatctccagggcctcctctggccccgctccgacaggtCCAAGAAAGGATGAGTGAGTCGCTACCTGCGTGCCCGAGGgctggcagggactgggagggctTGCGTAGGGCACAAGGAGAAGGGCTTAGGGAGTCAGCCTGATGTGGCTGGAAGCGGAGGTGCgtgggggtgggtggtggaagccaCATCACGCCATGGGGATGCTGGACCCGCAGCCAAGCCCTGGGTGCCGGGCCATGCTGAAGGCGGGCTGCTCACCTGCGGGGCTGCTCACGGTGACGATGCGGCCGCCGGCGGTGCGGAGCAGGGGCAGCAGCCCCTTGGTGAGCTCCAGCGAACCGAAGAAGTTCACCTCCATGCAGGTGCGAAACTTGCCCAGCGGCGAGAGCTCGGCGTCGGCGATGGTGTCGTTGAAGCCGGCGTTGTTCACCAGCCCCCAGAGCCCTGCGGGGATGGGATGCTCAAAGAGGTGACCCACAatgggggacccccccaccctggggatcCCAGCTGCTCCCCGGATCGTGGGGGGGTCCTGCAGGGGAATTGCGGGGTGCCCTGGGCTTGTCCAACAGCCTCTGCAGGGATGCAGCCCGCGGTCGGGGGGCACATGGAGGCTTGGAACTGCCACCCCGGCCACAAGCTGAGGTCCCGGGGAGCTGCATGGGGTCCCAAGGGCTCCTACCCGTGCTGTTGGTGTGCTCCTGGATGTGCTGCAGGACACGTTGGATGTCCTCCGGCTTGGTCAGGTCCATCTGCAGCAGCGTCAGCATCGGCGAGCAGCTCCTGCGCAGCTCCTGGGCCCCGGCACCCTGCGGGTCCAGCACGCTGGCGAACACCCGAAAGCCCATGGCGTCCAAGTGCCGCGCTGTCGCCTGCCCGAAGCCCGAGTCgcagcctgggagagcagagaggagcccTGCAGTGGCCGCTGacggctgtccccagcccccagggacgacccccccaccacccccagctctgcctctccaccCCTGGGGACCAAACCCCCTGACACCGGTTCCCTGCTCGGAGCTCGCCACCCCCACTCCTGCTCTGGACCTGCCGGGGATGTGACCTTGGCCTGGGGCATTTGCAGGTCGCGGagctgctgttttctctcctATCGCGCACACGGGAGGAAGAAAACACTCCCTTATCTGCAACCCCATCGCCCCAAGCGCCTCTGTGATGCGAGGCACACGTAAAACCGCAGGCACGAGGCCCCCGGGACAGCCCAGAACCCAGCAgcgatgtggggcaggaggcatcacccccaccaccaccccccacccccaaatatcCCCAAAGATGCTGCCTTTCCCTGAACGCTTTTTCGCCTCCCAGAAAGGGAAGCTGGGGTGCCGAGGGGCttaaaaatggggaggaaaaaaattaaaaaggcggctcctgtcctgctcctgccaccctgcATCCTTCAAGGGAGCATCCGACGGGGATGTCCCACGCCGGGGAGCACTGGGTGCTGCCGTGCCTGGTCCCAGCCTCGTCTCCTCCACCTCAGCTCGAGCAGGGGCACCGCAGGTGACACTGTCACCCGCAGAGCCACCGGCAGGGTGGCTGGGGGACAGCCCGGGCAGGAGCTGGGTGTCGCGGGGCCGGTGGCCGGGATGCAAACAAACAGCAAGGTACAGGCTGTTCCCGGGGCCGATGGCAGGGCTGATAGCTCGGAGGGAGCCCgcgcgctgccgccgctgcccggccaCATTAACCATTAACAGGGAAGCGCTGcgggggcagccccacggctcccGCACCCTCCTGCCTGGCACCCTTGGGTGCTCCTTAGTGCATCCCTGTAAAAGGACCCTATCCCGCACCTGGAGCCACCCTGGGATGGACACGATGGTGGCCCTGGGCACTGCCACTCGCTCCAGGAGACCCCGGAGGGCTCCCAGcacccctcctgccagccctggggtggcCACGGGGACCggctgcccaccccacccccctttgACAGGGACTGGGGTGCTGCCAGCTCCGGCTCTGGGGGCGACAGCTAAACCGTCCGCGGGCTTTACTTTATTGCTGCGTCAGAAACTCGTAATAAAACCCTTGGCCAGAGGCCAGAGCGATAACGCATGCCAGCGGTGCTCAGCTGgcaggaaggggctgcagggacatccccctcccacccccggccTTTTCCCCGCAGAGCCATGCAACACCATGATGGGTGTATGCCGGGCCAGCTCAGCAtcacccccagcatcaccccagcatcacccccgGCACCATCCCTGGTGCCGCAGGGGATGCCGAAGGTGCCATGGGCTGCCGGCGCGGCACATCCGCCTCTCCCCTCTCCGGGAACAGGCCGTGCTGCCAGCAGCCGGCCAGATAAGGTGCATTTCGCCTTTCCCAACAGGGCAGGAGAAAACTGCAATAAAGATAAGGtttgaaaataaaagtgctgGCGGCCACGGGCTCGCCACGGCCAGCACCCTGCCCGCCACCACCGCCGGGACACAGTTACCTGCGCTGCTCCCGCCCCAGCCGGCAAGGAAAGCTTCCAGTCCAGACACGAAGCTCCCTATCACCTCCCGAGCCTCAAAACACCGGGAAACATCCCAAAAACCCGAGAGAGACAGGTTTGCCGTCTTGTTTCGGGCAAGTCTGGCAAGGAGGGAGCAAACATGGCTGTGTGCTTTCCGAGCCAGGCAGGGCTTGTTTTGCCTTAGAGGAGCGGGGCGGTCAGAGGGTTTGTTTCCGAAGTTTTAatttattcacacacacacaaaaaaaaacccaccaaaaaaaaaaccctcctgggAGGCTGGTGGGAGGCCTGGGGCCAGGAGGGCGAGGATGCTCTGGTGTTATTTAAGGTCTCCGGCGCTGCTCGGCTTCCCAGGCGCCACGCTCAGGCATGGCCAAAAGCACAGGGAGGGACAATTAAACCCGCTGGGACCGTCACATGTGGCCCCCAAAGCATGGCAGCTCGCCCAGGGTCACGCTCGCTCCCCGTGGGCTACCAGCACACGAGCCATTGGCCACGCTGGGGCTGGCGTGGGAGCCTGGGCCGCTGGCCGGGTCCTGCCGGCGGCGCCGGAGCCGGACAGTCTGTGCGGCCGCGGCGAGGCTGGCGCTGGGCACGCCGCCCTCCGAGGATGCTGCATCACGAGGAGACGCCGGCGCCAGCTCCCTCCCATCCCGGCTTCCTGCTTGCCAACCGGTTTTTTGCATCCGTGCCGGCGGTCGGAGCGAACGGAGGAGAAGCCCAGCACAGGGAGGGCGGcggaggagggcaggcagctcGAAGCCCCAGTCTCACCCCCCCCGCCACTCCTCACCCCGGGCCGGCAGCCAGAGGCTTTTGCTGCAGCAGGAGTTGCAAAACCCAGCAGCGCTCCGCAGGCTCGGCAAGCGGGGGGCAAACACCCGCTCCGGGGGCCAGCTGGCTTTTTGCGGGAGCAGCAGGTGGGCAGCAATTCCTGGGGACTTCACAGAAGCTCCAGCTGGTGCGGTggccctcccccctgcccaggagCTGGGATGCACCAGCCTTGCTGGGATTTTGGCACAACAacctcctccccgcccccagccccagctttaTCGATCTTGAGCAAGCAAAAAAGGTTTGGCCTCCGGCATCGCTGTTTGGGTGCCCTTCCTCCTACTCTGGGGGGGGCGAAGAGGACCAACCACACAGCATCGCGTGCCCGCTGCCCAGAGAAGCCCCTCGCCGGTGAAAGCAGAGCCACCGGaggggctgagctgtgccagcCCCGCGGTTACCGGCCAGTCTGCCCGGCCATGGCAGGGGTGGGCATCGCGCGAGCTTCCTCGCTgccggggagctgggctgggcttgcGAGCCGCCGGTTGAAGCCGCAGTCCCGGTTTGGTACGGGCACATTTATTTCAGGTGAGTCAGGCGCGGCACGGTGCTGGCTTTTTTGCCATCTCGGGTATTTGcgccgctgcagcagccagcaccaaGGCTGCCGCGCACGGACGCACGCTCCAAATCAACGCCGCGGTTTGCTGAACGGAGCTGAAATGGGTgataacaccaccaccaccaccaaccccccGCCCCTGCGCCCACTGCCGGCACGGTACGTGATGGAGGGCTGGCGGTACGGGTCTGCAGCACTCAGCGCGATGCCAACGCAGGAGGGGCTTCACCACCTGAGCTGTGAGCCGGGAATCCTCATCCCGGAGCTATGAGCTGAGCATCCGCATCCCTGAGCTGCAACCTCTGCATCCTCATCCCTGCGCCGTAAGCAGAGCATCCTCATCCCCAAGCTGTGAGCCGTGCATCCTCATCCCCGAGCTGTGGAGCTACGAGCCACGCATCTTCCTCTCCGAGCCACCAGCTGAGCATCCTCATCCCTGAGCTGCAAGGTGTGCATCCTCATCCCCAAACCACAAGCTGGACATCCTCATCCTTGAGCCACAAGCAGAGCATCCTCATCCTCAACGCCACGTGCCGAGCATCCTCATCCCTGTGCTGTAAACCGAGCATCCTCATCCCTGAGCCACAAGCTGTCCATCCTCATCCCTGGGCCACACATGATGGGAGAGGACCAGCACAGACCTGCAAAACCTCGGTGGTCAGAAGCCCCGCGGGGCTGCTCAGAGCCTGGTGGGTGCCGGGAGCTGCTCCCTCCATGGCAACCCCAGCCTGGGACCCCAGCGTGGAAGCTGGAAGGGGTTTCCCCCAGGACTGAGCATCCCTCTGATGGACCAGCTCCCCCCAggtcagccctggcagccctACGGCCACCCAGGGACAAGAGCGGCCGCGGGGCATCCTTGGGGGACGCTCCATCTCTCGCCAAGCCCGGAGGCAGCCGGGTGCCTGTCAGCTGAGTCGGACACCCGGAGCAGCATcatcccttccccagctctgcaggccaTCACCTGAGGGCCCCGCGtgccccccccactcccagccctgcctccg
Encoded here:
- the HSD11B2 gene encoding 11-beta-hydroxysteroid dehydrogenase type 2, producing MEPGLERWAYGALWAALAGSLALRAARRAPAPGPGRGLVVPLALLAGLQSLCRACLPLPLGLALAAAAACLLLWWASPRRLLPVAGRAVLVTGCDSGFGQATARHLDAMGFRVFASVLDPQGAGAQELRRSCSPMLTLLQMDLTKPEDIQRVLQHIQEHTNSTGLWGLVNNAGFNDTIADAELSPLGKFRTCMEVNFFGSLELTKGLLPLLRTAGGRIVTVSSPAGDLPFPCLAAYGASKAALSLLMDTFRSELQPWGVKVSLILPGYYKTGTTCDPAFWNLQKQRLVASLPRELLQAYGEDYVEEINRQFIQFMKVAVEDLSAVVNSITDGLLAANPAVRYYPGQGLGLMYFIHRYLPYFVRDLFLKGFFINPKLPRALRQEHHDDTKKA